From the Sulfuriferula nivalis genome, the window TGCGGATTTCACCTTTGTACCCCTTTGGCAGTTTTTCCGGGTCGCGACAGGCGGCGATAATATGAACATCATTTTGCATCTGTAATGCTTCTATGATGTGGCTACCAACAAATCCATTTGCACCTGTCACTAATACTGTTTTCATAGTCGCCCCTTATTTGTTGGATGATCGTCCTAATATATTAGGACGACTGTCCAATATTGTCAAACGGTATAATTAAGAGGTGAGGTTTTAAATTGATTTATATGCGATGACAGTACATATGGCGGGAATTCTGTATTGGATATGAATAACGCTGTAACGAAAATCAACAGTAGGATTTCATGAGTTATTTTCAAAAATTACTCTGGTTATTACTTGGGTTTAATGTAAATAAGTATATACTTAACGTATATCTTTTTGTGGGGTGGCTCATGATTTATGCACGGGTATTTCAATCAGGCAATAGTCAGGCAGTACGTTTGCCAAAGGAGTTTCGTTTTGATACTGATCGGGTAGAGATTTTTCGACGGGGTGATGAGGTTGTTTTACGTCATCGGCGGGGAGACGCACAAGTTATTTTTGATGCTTTGACAAGCCTGCCCGCTGATTTCATGGCGCAAGGACGTGATGATGATCAGCCGCAAGAGAGGCCGGCATTCTGATGGCAGTTCGTTATTTATTAGATACTAACATCTGTATTTATATTGCAAAAGACAATCC encodes:
- a CDS encoding antitoxin gives rise to the protein MSYFQKLLWLLLGFNVNKYILNVYLFVGWLMIYARVFQSGNSQAVRLPKEFRFDTDRVEIFRRGDEVVLRHRRGDAQVIFDALTSLPADFMAQGRDDDQPQERPAF